The DNA segment ACGTTTAAACCTGAACTTAAGTCTGACTTTAGAGCCTAAGGAAATTGAAGAAACAGTTTTGGCTGATGAACAGGTTCAAAAATACCTGGAAGGAAAAACACCTAAAAAGGTAATCGTGGTGAAAGGCCGTATCGTAAACATTGTGATCTAGCCTTAAAAACAGATTATTTTGATCTAAAGAAAAGCTTCGGACAATTTGTTCGGAGCTTTTCTTTTATCTGGATAAATTTATCCTTTCAGGAGCACTGTTTTCATTCTTCAGATGTATAATAAATTTACATATCTTAGGACTTTTGTTTCCCGGACAGCTTAGTAATGGACGACTAAAAGGGTTTATCTCAATGCTATGTCGCAATCGTTGTTAGGCCGAACTTTTCCGGTAATCAATCTTAAACCAGATACAACCACACAAAATGAATAAACCTATCTTACTTATTGCAGTCGTTTTATTGTTAAAAATGACTGCTTTTGGCCAACCCAATGTTCATGGCCAGTCCAGCACCTATGAATGGCCTTCGGATCCTTTGGTGAAGAAAAAACTTGAAAAATGGCAGGACCAGAAATTTGGAATGATCATCCATTGGGGATTATATGCTGTACCCGGAATTATGGAGTCTTGGAACCTTTGTTCGGAAGACTGGATTTCCAGAGACAGTACTATTGCTTATGAAGATTATAAGAAATGGTATTGGGGCTTAAGTGAACAATTTAATCCGGTCAACTTTAATCCTGATCAATGGGCAAAAGCAGGTAAATCTGCAGGTATGAAATATCTGGTGTTTACCACAAAACACCATGACGGCTTTAATATGTTTGATACAAAAGAGAGTGACTTCAAAATTTCCAATGGTCCTTTTAAAGGAAATCCAAAAGCGGACGCTGCAAAATTTGTTTTTGATGCCTTCAGAAAGCAGGACTTTATGATCGGTGCTTATTTCTCTAAACCAGACTGGCATTCCCAATACTATTGGTGGTCTAAATATGCAACTGCCGATCGTAATAATAATTACGACATTAAAAAGAACCCATGGAGATGGAATAAATTCAAAACACAAACCTTTAATCAGATCTCTGAATTGATGAACAACTATGGTTCTGTTGATATCCTTTGGCTTGACGGAGGATGGGTGCGTCCATTGGAAACCGTAAACGATGAAGTGCGGGCCTGGGGAGCTGCAATCCCAGCCTGGAGCCAGGACATCGACATGCCAAAGATTGCCGCAATGGGACGTAAAGCGCAGCCTGGATTGCTAATCGTAGA comes from the Pedobacter sp. FW305-3-2-15-E-R2A2 genome and includes:
- a CDS encoding alpha-L-fucosidase; this translates as MNKPILLIAVVLLLKMTAFGQPNVHGQSSTYEWPSDPLVKKKLEKWQDQKFGMIIHWGLYAVPGIMESWNLCSEDWISRDSTIAYEDYKKWYWGLSEQFNPVNFNPDQWAKAGKSAGMKYLVFTTKHHDGFNMFDTKESDFKISNGPFKGNPKADAAKFVFDAFRKQDFMIGAYFSKPDWHSQYYWWSKYATADRNNNYDIKKNPWRWNKFKTQTFNQISELMNNYGSVDILWLDGGWVRPLETVNDEVRAWGAAIPAWSQDIDMPKIAAMGRKAQPGLLIVDRTVHGPYENYQTPEQRIPEQQLDHPWESCMTLGGAWGFVANDQYKSAATVIHSLIEITAKGGSLLLGVGPKPDGTMPDEVVNRLEEIGTWVNKNGKAIYETRITKDYHNGNVWFTQSKDAKTKYALICIKEGESLPSTVSWTGNEPIKGSKIKFLQTGENVKWIKENATIKVFLPKGVPAGSPALAFSFSSKP